The Xanthomonas cassavae CFBP 4642 genome segment CGAGGGACCGGCACCCAAGAATTATCGCGTCGAAGTAGGGTCTGAGCCAGGATCGTTGGTTGAATCCGATGGTTCGACGTATTACGTGCGGACGAGAGGGGATTTTGAGGTGAGTTTCCCGCGTGGCGGTAACTATGTCTACACCATAAGAAACGTTACCGGTAGGCGGGTGATCGGTTCACCGTGTGACGCCGGACTTATATAATAGATCGGGGTTCTATTTGGAGTGACGCAAGGGTTGCGATTTAGCAGCGTTTCTTTCTATATTCTTTCGACATAATCAGAGTTTGTCGCGCCTATGTTTCTGCCATTTTTTATTGCACTGTGTGCAGTGCTCAGTGCGCTAGCTGGAAAAAATAAAACCGGTTATGTTTTATTTTTCATCTTGTTGGTGATGACCTTGTTATTGTTCAGACACCATGCCACCGACTCGCTAAGTCTTTCGTTCTGAGTGAAATTCGTCATGACGACTTCGTTAAAAGTCACTGAAAATAGCGATCTGGCGGCGGCGCTCAATGCCACGGGTCTGTTCTGCACGAGCGCAGCGCTGTTGGTAGCTTTTTACTACCAGCTGATACTTTATGATTTGCCATGTCCACTCTGTTTGTTACAGCGCGTCGGGCTCATATCGATGGGCATCGGTTTTTTATTCAATATGGAATTCGGCGTTAAAGGTGCGCATTACGGAATGGC includes the following:
- a CDS encoding DUF5993 family protein, giving the protein MFLPFFIALCAVLSALAGKNKTGYVLFFILLVMTLLLFRHHATDSLSLSF